The Bernardetia litoralis DSM 6794 genome includes a window with the following:
- a CDS encoding M23 family metallopeptidase translates to MNNKKTFWQWFTHHYLVVFRDEENFEKLRTIRFTFAKIVVILAAFAFLIFIPSFFLAKTIANYQISTSENPQARLFKLMEKSDSLESIVEGQHSYYENIRQILGGDIPQDEISEDSASVIVNSDDLDLEQIDSIDLAFRKQFEKEDSKTNGLRTSKSELQQVLFFSPISGIVTNKYNSASSHFGVDVVAPKNEVIKAAADGTVILSSWTQDSGNTLAIQHKHQLVSFYKHNSVLLKKVGETVKAGDPVAVIGNSGELTDGPHLHFELWYEGNPVNPQDFISF, encoded by the coding sequence TTGAATAATAAAAAAACATTTTGGCAATGGTTTACACATCATTATTTGGTGGTGTTTCGTGATGAAGAAAATTTTGAAAAACTAAGAACCATTCGTTTTACTTTTGCAAAAATAGTTGTTATTTTGGCTGCTTTTGCCTTTCTGATTTTTATACCTTCTTTTTTTTTAGCGAAAACAATTGCTAATTATCAAATTTCTACTTCTGAAAATCCACAAGCTAGGCTTTTCAAATTGATGGAAAAATCAGATTCTTTGGAAAGTATTGTTGAAGGACAACATTCCTATTATGAAAATATTAGACAGATTTTGGGTGGAGATATTCCACAAGACGAAATTTCAGAAGATTCTGCTTCAGTGATAGTTAATTCAGATGATTTGGATTTAGAACAAATAGATTCTATTGATTTGGCTTTTAGAAAACAATTTGAAAAAGAAGATTCTAAAACAAACGGTTTGCGTACTTCCAAAAGTGAGCTACAACAAGTTTTATTTTTCTCTCCTATTTCTGGAATTGTTACCAACAAATATAATTCTGCTAGTTCGCATTTTGGCGTAGATGTAGTTGCTCCAAAAAATGAAGTCATTAAAGCTGCTGCTGATGGAACAGTTATTTTGTCTTCTTGGACACAAGATTCAGGAAATACTTTGGCTATTCAGCACAAACATCAATTAGTTTCCTTTTATAAACACAATTCTGTCTTACTCAAAAAAGTAGGTGAAACAGTAAAAGCTGGAGACCCTGTGGCAGTCATTGGAAATTCTGGCGAACTTACAGATGGCCCTCATTTGCATTTTGAACTTTGGTATGAAGGAAATCCTGTTAATCCTCAAGATTTTATTTCATTTTAA
- a CDS encoding RecQ family ATP-dependent DNA helicase: MPTLPQQILKKYWGYNAFRSMQEEIINSVMEGKDTLALLPTGGGKSICFQVPAMALEGVCIVVTPLIALMKDQVFQLNKRGISAKAIYSGMSKREIDITLDNCVYNKNVKFLYLSPERLKTDLFQQRVARMNVCLLAIDEAHCISQWGYNFRPAYLEIAAIRERIPNVPCIALTATATLQVRQDIQDKLEFRENSDKESNIFTKSFARENLSYSAFLIENKNQKMLQILNNVKGTGIIYVRNRKKCKEIALWLRQQKISADFYHAGLTHAQRNHVQESWINNKIRVIAATNAFGMGIDKADVRTVIHTDLPDSLEAYYQEAGRAGRDEKKAYAISLFDKNDLLNLEKRTKQAHPEPQIIKKVYQALANYFKIAVGSFPMESFNFDMDEFFRRFSIPYIETYNSVKILEEQGFLQLSENFYVASKIWIKVDNATLYNFQIANEKSDKIIKGILRAYGGAFQQFISISEQNLAKFLNMSKMDITAHLNYLAQQNIIEYQPQKDVPQLSFLTARHNANDLPLDLELMETRKKEALQKAYSVINYLKNDMRCRTQILLHYFGEKTDKVCGVCDNCIQNKKSLNSSIQNEKNEDLKTQILEKLSSDSIPIHQLNNHFLNIDAKVLGKTIQELLAVGMIGYDKRGNLARK, from the coding sequence ATGCCCACTCTACCACAACAAATTCTAAAAAAATATTGGGGATATAATGCTTTTCGTTCGATGCAGGAGGAGATTATAAATTCTGTTATGGAAGGAAAAGATACGCTTGCACTTTTGCCTACAGGTGGAGGAAAATCGATTTGTTTTCAAGTTCCTGCGATGGCTTTGGAAGGTGTTTGTATTGTTGTTACGCCACTTATTGCCTTGATGAAAGACCAAGTTTTTCAACTTAATAAACGTGGAATTTCTGCAAAGGCAATTTATTCAGGAATGTCAAAACGAGAAATTGATATTACTTTGGATAATTGTGTGTATAACAAAAATGTAAAATTTCTCTATCTCTCTCCCGAACGCCTCAAAACAGATTTGTTTCAACAGCGAGTGGCTAGAATGAATGTTTGTTTGTTGGCGATTGATGAGGCACATTGTATTTCTCAATGGGGTTATAATTTTCGCCCTGCTTATCTGGAAATTGCTGCCATTAGAGAGCGCATTCCCAATGTTCCGTGTATTGCTCTTACGGCTACGGCTACTTTGCAAGTGCGTCAGGATATTCAAGATAAATTAGAATTTAGAGAAAATAGCGATAAAGAAAGTAATATTTTTACAAAGAGTTTTGCTAGAGAAAATTTGTCGTATTCTGCTTTTTTGATAGAAAATAAAAATCAAAAAATGCTACAAATTTTGAATAATGTAAAAGGAACAGGAATTATTTATGTCAGAAATAGAAAAAAATGTAAAGAAATTGCACTTTGGTTGCGACAACAAAAAATTTCAGCTGATTTTTATCACGCAGGACTTACACATGCGCAAAGAAACCACGTACAAGAATCTTGGATAAATAATAAAATTCGTGTCATTGCAGCCACCAACGCTTTTGGAATGGGAATCGATAAAGCTGATGTCAGAACAGTTATTCATACCGATTTACCAGATTCTTTGGAAGCCTATTATCAAGAAGCAGGAAGAGCAGGAAGGGATGAAAAAAAAGCCTATGCAATTTCACTTTTTGATAAAAATGATTTATTAAATTTAGAAAAACGTACAAAACAAGCACACCCAGAGCCACAAATTATCAAAAAAGTATATCAAGCCTTAGCCAATTATTTCAAAATTGCTGTAGGAAGTTTTCCGATGGAAAGTTTTAATTTTGATATGGATGAGTTTTTTCGTCGTTTTTCAATTCCGTACATAGAAACTTATAATTCTGTCAAAATATTGGAAGAACAAGGTTTTTTACAACTTTCAGAAAATTTTTATGTAGCTTCCAAAATTTGGATAAAAGTAGATAATGCAACGTTATATAATTTTCAAATTGCAAATGAAAAATCTGATAAAATTATTAAAGGAATCTTGAGAGCTTATGGAGGAGCTTTTCAGCAGTTTATCTCAATTTCTGAGCAAAATTTAGCTAAGTTTTTGAATATGTCAAAAATGGATATTACGGCACATCTCAATTATTTGGCGCAGCAAAATATCATTGAATATCAACCTCAAAAAGATGTTCCTCAGCTTTCATTTCTTACTGCTCGTCATAATGCAAATGATTTGCCTTTAGATTTGGAGCTTATGGAAACACGAAAAAAAGAAGCATTGCAAAAAGCATATTCAGTTATTAATTATCTCAAAAATGATATGCGTTGCCGAACACAAATTTTATTGCATTATTTTGGAGAAAAAACAGATAAGGTTTGTGGAGTTTGTGATAATTGTATTCAAAATAAAAAATCTTTAAATTCTTCAATTCAAAACGAAAAAAATGAAGATTTGAAAACTCAGATTTTAGAAAAATTATCTTCTGATTCTATTCCAATTCATCAATTAAATAATCATTTTTTGAATATTGATGCCAAAGTTTTGGGTAAAACTATTCAAGAATTATTAGCTGTCGGAATGATTGGTTATGATAAAAGGGGAAATTTGGCTAGGAAATAA
- the ppk2 gene encoding polyphosphate kinase 2 yields MEHKTNVNYNKELIRLQRELVKLQFWVKEKGLKVAIIFEGRDAAGKGGAIKRISQALNPRFCKVVALDKPNDREVTQWYFQRYASHLPAAGEIILFDRSWYNRAGVEKVMGFCTEKEYQEFLHSCPEFEDMLIRSGIILIKYWFSVSPEKQKERFEERTQTPRKRWKLSGMDLQGREKWHEYSKAKDVMFAHTDTANSPWNVIDADHKKSARLNCITHILSQIEYENVLPNPIEIPDIDSKNPYARTPIDEQKFVPKVYTKGSFE; encoded by the coding sequence ATGGAACACAAAACAAATGTTAATTATAATAAAGAACTTATTCGATTACAAAGAGAACTCGTCAAACTTCAATTTTGGGTAAAAGAAAAAGGATTAAAGGTAGCTATTATTTTTGAAGGAAGAGATGCAGCAGGAAAAGGAGGCGCAATAAAAAGAATTTCACAGGCTCTAAACCCTCGTTTTTGTAAAGTTGTAGCTTTGGACAAACCTAATGACAGAGAAGTTACACAATGGTATTTTCAACGTTATGCTTCTCACTTGCCAGCAGCAGGAGAGATTATTTTGTTTGATAGAAGCTGGTATAATCGTGCAGGAGTGGAAAAAGTAATGGGTTTTTGTACCGAAAAAGAATATCAAGAGTTTTTGCATTCGTGTCCAGAGTTTGAAGATATGCTGATTCGTTCGGGTATTATTTTGATAAAATATTGGTTTTCGGTAAGTCCAGAAAAACAAAAAGAACGTTTTGAAGAACGCACCCAAACACCTAGAAAAAGATGGAAATTGAGTGGAATGGATTTACAAGGAAGAGAAAAATGGCACGAATACTCAAAGGCAAAAGATGTTATGTTTGCTCACACAGACACAGCAAATTCACCTTGGAATGTCATTGATGCTGACCACAAAAAATCGGCTCGTCTGAATTGTATTACTCATATTTTGAGTCAAATTGAATATGAAAATGTTTTGCCTAATCCAATAGAAATTCCAGATATTGATAGCAAAAATCCTTACGCCAGAACGCCAATAGATGAACAGAAATTTGTGCCTAAGGTTTATACAAAAGGGAGTTTTGAGTAA